DNA from Demetria terragena DSM 11295:
TGCGGCCAAAGCCAGAGAACGGCGCGGTGACAAACCTGATGTCGCCTCCGCGAGTTCCTCTCATCGCGAAGCCTTCGGACCGCATCTTTCCAACAGTCAAGTCGTTATCGACCGTGAGATTGGTGGTGGCCGCATTAAGAAATCCGCGCAACTTCACGGGGTTGGCAATCGTGCTGGGGGTGAGCGACTTCAGCATGAGTGCCTTGATGAAGGCCTGCTGGCGACGGCCCCGCGAGATATCTCCCTCGCTGAGTTGCTTGCGCTCCCGGACAAAGGTGAGGGCAGTCTTGCCGTCCATGTGCATCGTGCCCTTGCGGAACTCGACGCCCTCGGACGTCGAGGCCTCTTCCACCTGGACATCAACGCCACCCACGGCGTCGGTCATGCGTTGGAATCCGTCAAATCCCGTCATCGCCACGTGGTCGATCTTGACGCCCAACATGTTCTGCATCGTCGACACCAGCAGCGGCGCTCCGCCAAAGGCGTAGGCGGCGTTCAGCTTGTTTTTGCCCTTGCCAGGGATCGGCACATACAGGTCGCGTGGAAAGTGCACCAGGGTGACGTTGTGTCGGTCCTCGGGAACGTGGACGAGA
Protein-coding regions in this window:
- a CDS encoding LCP family protein codes for the protein MNQGDETDADAGQTPGDTRAARRAASPRKRRRKGWVIALVMVLVPVLAVGGYLLYLNVLVSGNVKHAKLLPDSGPTDLSGKEITQPDKNGTNYLLIGNDGRDGVAGKRSDVMVLVHVPEDRHNVTLVHFPRDLYVPIPGKGKNKLNAAYAFGGAPLLVSTMQNMLGVKIDHVAMTGFDGFQRMTDAVGGVDVQVEEASTSEGVEFRKGTMHMDGKTALTFVRERKQLSEGDISRGRRQQAFIKALMLKSLTPSTIANPVKLRGFLNAATTNLTVDNDLTVGKMRSEGFAMRGTRGGDIRFVTAPFSGFGRSPSGASIELVDGKKMTQLGTAIRTDTMDSYQE